The region TTTCAAGAAAACTTTAAATAATCACACTTCACTACCGTCAAATGCATTATAAAGTATCTCACTAAGTGAAACTTCAAATAATCACACGCATTGTAAAGTATCTCACTAACACATCACTAATGACACTGATTGTGCTTTAATTGGATCCTCTGTTCTTATTTCATGGATTCTAAATTAGATCTAAAAAATAGTAGTGGTAGATGTCATTTATATCTAAAAAATACTAGTGGTATATGTCATTTATTTAGGAAGTCACTTGATATCAAGTCAAATTTAAATAATGTTTTGGAGAGCTCAGTTTAGTCTCTTGGTGATGCTACCTCTCCTTGTTATCACTTATTTCTCGTCTTTTAAGGAAGAGTTGTCTTACACATGCCGTGCAAGTGTCGGATATTAGGATGTGTCTGACTTAGGAAGAGTCCTTTAACTTAATTTAATGTTTCGCTTTAGTCCCCTAACTAAAAAACATTACAAATTAGTCCCTTAACTTCACTTCCATTATCCTATTTGGTCTCTTCCGTCAATTTCTGACCAAAAATCGTTAAGTTCCGGTGATGTGGCGTGACACTAGGCCATTGCTACAAATCTGAGTCAGCATGATTTTGTTTTAACCTCTAAAAACAAAACCTTAGCAGGTTAAATAATCTATCTGATTTTAACTACATATGCTAACTAAGATTTGTACGTTTTTTAGTTAAGAGTCTAACTTGTAACGTTTTTTTAGTTAAGGGTCTAACTTATAAAGTTTTTTTAGTTAATGGACTAATACAAAACATTAAATTAGGATAAGGAACTTAGTGATTATTGATTAATTATGCCTAATTTTAATAGTTTAGATGCTTTATATACGATGATGACCATAAGTTTAGATATGCAGAATAACAACATCAGTAATAACAAGGACAACTGAACAAAGGAAGTCAAATTTTCAATATAAGCACATTAATACAGAGTACCATAGCTTTGAAAAGAACCAACATTCTGGGGCCTTATTGTACCACACCAAGAATACATCAAATGACATATTCTAGCTATTTAAACCCATCCAATTGTATTTGATTTACAGAAGAACTAATTATCTCACAGAAACTGAGCCAAATATTTTAGTAACAGCTTACTTAGTCTCAGATGATGCTTCGCCTTCCCAAAAGGCAGTTGGCTTCCCAGTTTTGGAAACCGTCTTCAGAACTGTATCTGGTTCAACATTTCCTTTCACTACCACTTTCTGTTCCTTCAAATCAATGTCATATGATTCCACACCTGTAAACAAAAGAACTAGTTATTATTCTATAATGTTTCAAGGGAATCCTTGGTTGATACACGGTTATTTCATTAACTTTAATAAATATATCAAGATTTAAACAATAACTGAAAGGTTTCTTCGATATTTTGGAAACTTGGAGTTGAAATAGAGATAAGAAGCACAAGACAAAGACAAATGTTGTAAAACAAAGTTCATGAAAATCATTTCAAAGTCTAACATATCTAAGATTCTAAATCATAATACCTAATACAGGAAAGAAGAACATACAGTGGGAAAAAAGGGTGCATACAATATAACAAACTTGCAACTTCCAAATTGAAAATAAACACTGCACTCGATACTACTATTGATGGTCTTTTTGGTATCTTTTAAATATGAAACCAAAACACAATCCACAGGCACAAAAACCGTCTTTTAAGAAAGAAGAACATTAACCAAAACTTAAACGTATTTAACATGATAACAGTGTTGTCAATTGCGGACGGCGGTCCATGACGGAGAGCCAAAATCCCACTGTACCGGCCGCTATGCGGCGCCGTTATAGCGGATTATGGGGGGAAAAACCCAAAATATCGGTCGATATTTACCATTGTATATCCGCTATAGCAGCCATGGCGCCACTATTTGATACACTGCATGATGATAACATCAAAATGTTCTACACTTCAATCAACCCTAGCAATAGAGCTCGGGCCCTCATAAAGCATATTGTAAAAGAAAGGAGATGAGGATTCAGAATTAAAGAAAAACAGACACGCATTCAGAACCGAAAACTGCTGAGAAATATGTCAATCTGACAACACATCTGGGTTGCAGAGCAAAAATTGCAATAGCTGAATAGCATGATAATTAAAAAGATATGTCTCGGTGTCCGACACCAGCACGACACATGTCAGAAAAGTCAAACAAGTGTTGGAAAAGTCAGACAAGTGTCCTCcaaaaaaaattgattttttcttTGATTCATCACTCTTTAAATTGGTGTTGAACACCCATATGACACTTATACAACAATGTCAGAAAATTTAAACATGTGTATCAAAAAGAATTTGTTTTTTTCCTTTGTTTCAACACACTCTATACATGGTATGACAAATATCACACACTTCTAAAAGAGTTAGACATTTTTAAAAGAGTTAAGCATGTATTGAAGAATAAAAGACGTTAGCTTTGATTAGGATATTTTTAACTCTTTGAATAATAGATGGATAAATGAAGCTCAAATATTatcatatacatatatatataaaGTGGTGTCGGTCTCCAATGTTTTTGACATTATCTGTGGTGTCCGTGTCGTGTCCTGGTGTTTGTGTCGGAGTATACTTCATAGATGGTTAATGTGTTACCTAAAAAGCATTCAATCTCTCCAATGCATCATCTCTAAAAAAACATACT is a window of Lathyrus oleraceus cultivar Zhongwan6 chromosome 6, CAAS_Psat_ZW6_1.0, whole genome shotgun sequence DNA encoding:
- the LOC127091360 gene encoding copper transport protein ATX1 gives rise to the protein MSQTVVLKVGMSCEGCVGAVKRVLGKLDGVESYDIDLKEQKVVVKGNVEPDTVLKTVSKTGKPTAFWEGEASSETK